A genomic window from Deltaproteobacteria bacterium includes:
- a CDS encoding isoprenyl transferase, whose product MNSDNPALHPESLPQHIAIIMDGNGRWAKKRSLNRIRGHREGTESVRDIVRACREIGIKVLTLYAFSTENWNRPPQEVAALMKLLKTFLKSELPEMMDNGICLNAIGDIERFPDDVLDVLHEVTETTRKNQGMILNLALSYGGRHEIVRAAQHIARDVEDGRLQPEKITEELFSSYLYTHGMPDPDLLIRTSGEMRISNFLLWQIAYTEISVTGTLWPEFRREELIQILRDYQKRERRFGLTGDQIRKGSGRP is encoded by the coding sequence TTGAATTCTGATAATCCCGCCCTGCACCCCGAATCACTCCCGCAACACATCGCCATTATCATGGATGGAAATGGCCGTTGGGCCAAGAAACGCTCCCTGAACCGTATCAGAGGTCACAGGGAGGGCACCGAATCTGTCCGAGATATTGTGCGAGCCTGCCGGGAGATTGGAATCAAGGTTTTGACCCTTTATGCATTTTCAACAGAGAACTGGAATCGTCCCCCACAAGAAGTCGCGGCCCTCATGAAGCTTCTCAAGACGTTCCTGAAGTCAGAATTGCCCGAGATGATGGACAACGGCATTTGCCTGAACGCGATAGGTGATATCGAGCGGTTCCCGGACGATGTTTTAGATGTCTTGCACGAAGTCACGGAGACGACTCGAAAAAACCAAGGGATGATCTTGAACCTGGCCTTGAGCTATGGCGGACGCCACGAGATTGTGAGGGCTGCTCAACATATCGCAAGAGATGTCGAGGATGGCCGACTTCAACCGGAGAAGATAACAGAGGAACTTTTTTCCAGCTATCTTTATACGCATGGGATGCCGGATCCTGACCTATTGATTAGAACAAGTGGCGAGATGCGAATTAGCAATTTCTTGCTTTGGCAGATTGCTTATACTGAAATCTCTGTCACAGGGACCCTGTGGCCCGAGTTCAGGAGGGAAGAACTCATCCAGATCCTACGTGATTACCAAAAGCGTGAGCGTCGATTTGGGCTAACGGGAGACCAGATAAGAAAGGGTTCTGGCAGACCCTGA
- a CDS encoding phosphatidate cytidylyltransferase yields the protein MGSAHIRRVFTAAVAIPLLIVVILKGGRDGFALIVGLTAALGILEYYALFFPGGSVIARGVMLVLCLAVIGAFHREGIGASLGVLVLVFLCTAVMCLARSRARTSIVALLSGQIVGFIYIPFLLGHLILIRGWNNGIAWTSFLLAVVFAGDTAAYYVGKAFGHKKLAPSISPGKTVEGAAGGLAASLLVGALFRQSWLPELSWPLCALLLLLLGVLAQVGDLFESMLKRSVDIKDSGRLLPGHGGVLDRIDGLLFAAPVLYYFRTYLLL from the coding sequence TTGGGTTCTGCGCACATTAGACGCGTGTTTACCGCTGCGGTGGCTATTCCCCTTCTGATTGTGGTGATTCTGAAAGGGGGGAGAGACGGTTTCGCACTCATTGTCGGCTTGACAGCAGCTCTGGGCATTTTGGAGTATTATGCCCTGTTTTTTCCCGGGGGCTCTGTGATTGCAAGAGGGGTAATGTTGGTCCTCTGTCTAGCCGTGATCGGAGCCTTTCACAGGGAGGGTATTGGGGCAAGCCTTGGTGTTTTGGTCCTGGTTTTCCTGTGCACTGCTGTAATGTGTCTGGCACGATCCAGAGCACGGACTTCCATTGTGGCACTACTGTCAGGGCAGATTGTGGGCTTTATCTATATTCCTTTTTTGCTCGGCCACTTGATACTGATTCGAGGCTGGAACAACGGGATAGCCTGGACTTCTTTTTTGTTGGCAGTTGTATTTGCCGGGGATACGGCTGCCTATTACGTTGGCAAGGCCTTTGGACATAAGAAACTCGCCCCGAGCATAAGCCCCGGCAAGACAGTGGAAGGCGCTGCAGGCGGGCTTGCCGCCAGTCTCCTGGTTGGCGCTTTGTTTAGACAATCTTGGCTGCCGGAGCTTTCTTGGCCCTTGTGTGCGCTGCTGCTACTACTCCTGGGTGTGCTGGCGCAGGTCGGGGATCTGTTTGAATCGATGCTGAAACGGTCAGTAGATATTAAAGATTCAGGAAGGCTCCTGCCCGGACACGGTGGAGTGCTTGACCGCATTGATGGTTTACTTTTTGCGGCGCCAGTGCTTTACTATTTCAGGACATATCTTTTGTTGTAG